CATAAAGTGCTTGATCAGTCTTCCCAAAAAATTGTAGAAACAGCCAAGAGGACAGGGGCAACCGTATCTGGTCCTATTCCTTTGCCGACTGAGAAGAACATCATTACTATTCTACGTTCCCCGCACGTAAATAAGGACTCCAGGGAACAGTTCGAAATGAGAACCCATAAAAGGTTAATTGACATTCTCGAACCCACGCCTAAAACTGTTGATGCATTAATGCGCCTGGATTTACCTGCCGGAGTGGACATAGAAATCAAACTGTAGGCAGTATTTGTGGTTTGGTCGTTAGTCATTAGTCGTTAGTTCTTAGTTAACTAACAACCAACAACTATCAACTGAATTTATAGGAATGGATTAGATAATGGAGGTGCCATGATGTCCAAAGGACTTTTAGCTAAAAAGTTGGGGATGACCCAGATTTTTCAGGATGGCAAAGCTGTTCCGGTTACTGTTGTGGAAGCCGGTCCTTGCTACGTCATCCAGAAAAAGACAGTAGAAAATGACGGCTACAATGCAATTCAAGTCGGCTTTGTTGCCAATGAGGAAAAAAAAGTCAACAAGCCTTTGAAAGGGCATTTTGCTAAGGCAAAGGTAAAGCCTTTCCAATATATCAAGGAGTTTCGCGTGGAAAATATAGATGATTATCAAGTAGGTCAAGAAATTAAGGCTGATATTTTCAGCGAAGGCGAAATAGTGGACGTGGTTGGGACTTCTAAAGGAAAAGGTTTTGCCGGAGGCATTAAACGGCATGGTTTTCACAGAGGACCTATGCAGCACGGTTCAAAATATCATAGACGTCCAGGTTCACTCGGGGCCAAAGGGCCAGCAAGAGTATTCAAAGGCCGCAAATTACCCGGGCGCACAGGTGGAGAACGGGTTACTGTGCAAAACCTAATGATTGCAAAAGTCGATCCGGAAAGGAATTTACTGTTAGTAAAAGGTGCAATACCCGGTCCCAATAAGAGTCTTGTGATGGTAAAGAGCGCTGCAAAAGCTAAGTAGCATGTCGGAAAGGAGGAAGGTAAATGCCGAAAGTAGCGGTATATAATATGCAGGGCAGCCAGGTTGGCGAAATTGAGCTAAATGATGCAGTATTTGGTGTCCCCTTCAACGAAGCAGCTGTACACAACGCGGTAGTAATGCTGCTGGCCAACAGAAGGGCGGGAACCCATTCTACAAAGACAAGAGCAGAAGTGAGCGGTGGCGGAAGA
This region of Zhaonella formicivorans genomic DNA includes:
- the rplC gene encoding 50S ribosomal protein L3, encoding MSKGLLAKKLGMTQIFQDGKAVPVTVVEAGPCYVIQKKTVENDGYNAIQVGFVANEEKKVNKPLKGHFAKAKVKPFQYIKEFRVENIDDYQVGQEIKADIFSEGEIVDVVGTSKGKGFAGGIKRHGFHRGPMQHGSKYHRRPGSLGAKGPARVFKGRKLPGRTGGERVTVQNLMIAKVDPERNLLLVKGAIPGPNKSLVMVKSAAKAK
- the rpsJ gene encoding 30S ribosomal protein S10; its protein translation is MANQKIRIRLKAFDHKVLDQSSQKIVETAKRTGATVSGPIPLPTEKNIITILRSPHVNKDSREQFEMRTHKRLIDILEPTPKTVDALMRLDLPAGVDIEIKL